The segment AAGCTTTCCTAGCAGAAGCtaccaaaattgaaaagaaacaatttactTTTGATAGCTCTTCTTGGAACGACGAAACACTCACAACAAACTTTGTggacaaaacaaaaagttaaattcacGTGTGGCGCATGTTGCTGGATTTCTCACCTGCTTCAGCCTCGTTTCGAGGTTTCTATTTGACTGCTCTTGTTGCGCAACCGCAACACTCTGGTTGATGGTCATGGCGTACATCTTGGAAAGTAAATACTTTGCCTCGCCCAACTCATCCACTTCATTGATGACAGCTTCAAAGTCTGCAGGCTCATTACCCTCCTGAGGTTTTATAAGGATCAGTAAGCGTTTCTTCTCGTTAAGAAGCAACCTTACTCTTGTGTCCTCCAGCTGCATGATGCTCTGCTGGGTTTCCTCTATGACATCCTGGGTGAACTCCATTCCAACTTGAATTTCTTTCAGCCGCTCCTGCAACCCAGCAACAATATCCTCATCTTCGCATCTGGCTCTGGCCTCAGCTAGCCTTCTCCTAGTTTCGGCATAATCTTGGCCATGCTGCCTCCTTGCGTCCAAGTGACTGAAAACGACGTCAAAGTTTATGGTTTTGTTCACGTAAAAAACACCAGTCAAATACTTTCTATGTATTATCTACTTACAACCTCATCGGAAAGCAAGCTTTAAGGCTCTCACACAAtgaattgcaagaaattctAAAAAGAGATAAGATTATACGCCGACGTGCTCACCTTTCAAGTTGGTGCTCTAGGTCCGCAATAGTCTTTTTGGTTATGGAAATCTGGGTGATGTTCTTCTCCAAGGTGGACCATCTCTGCTTGGCAACCTTCGGCGAGAAGGTGCTGGCCCTCCTTTGAAGGGCTGCAACACCACGATAGGCCTCAGTGCGCCCTACCGGGGGCTTTGAGGAAGTTGGGGGAAAGGAGAGAATCAGAGGCGGGGGAGACCCACCCTTTCTGCCGCCAATCTTGCCAGCAGCCTTTGATGACATCCCAGAGAACTGGTTTTTCCTCAGAGCATTCACCTCTTCTTGCCTCCTCTTCAGCACCACGTCCTTTGCTCGCTTCTCAGCCTCCAGCGAGCGGATCTGATTTTCGTGCTTCCGGTTGGTCTTCCGCAACTGCGCCAACTCCCTGTTCCGCCTCTCCTGCTCCAATTTGTGCCTCTGGCTCTCTTCCTTCATTTTGTTCAAAAGTCGAACCTGTAAAAATatacagaaaaatatgttaaaatacTTTAGCTAAGAATTTTATAGAGTAGAAATTCATGTTGGAAATAAGCTGCACTGAAAGAATTTATGTAAATTGTACCTtagttttcttcatttcaGAGAGCTCGCCCTTAAGCTGCCTGAGCTGGGATTCGTTTCGAGAATGCTCTTTCAGGACTTTAGCGTGCTCCTTCTTGGCCGTGTGCAGTGTTTTCAGTTCCTTCTGCATGTTGGCCAGCTTTTTCTCGTAATCATCCTTCACTTTCCTGATGCGTTCTCCCATGCTGCCATCTTGGGGAGCGTTCTTGCCTGAGAGGCTGGCCAGAACCTTATCCCTCTCGATTTTAGTTGCCTCCATTCGGGCCTCCAGCTGCCTCAGCTTCTCCTCATACTGCTGCTTCATTGAATTCATTCTCCTTTGAGACAACTCTAGCTGCTCAATAAGCTGCTGTTTGATATTGATTTCAGACTCCAAGTTGACCAACTCTCCCATCCTCTGCTCATCCTCTTGATTCTCTTTCTCATCTTCACTATCCGAGTCAGTGTCCAGTTCCAAGTCTTCCTCCTCAGACGATTCAGACGCTTGCTCAATTTTCgagtttaatatttcactCTTAGACCTTTGAAGCATATCCTGCTCCCTTTGTAAACCCTTCTTGGCTGTTTCAATTAACGACATCACAGAGGGACATTCAAAGTCCATCCCTGCTGTACTTGGACGTGGACTCAAAGCGGCTCTGTTGAAATTGCATGAATTAAACATACGAAACTACCCTCAAATTATCACAAAATCTGAATCATCATCAGaagttatataaaattttatttatgtaatataCCTGGATTGCATTTTAGTGTTGTTAGCTCTCAGCTGTTGGCAGAGTGCTTCAGATTCCATGAGCTTTGAGGTCAGGTCTTCCACCTCCTGGACATATTTGTGCAACATTTCGTGAATCTGGTTGCTTGTTTCTGCATCTCCGCCCCCGCTGACCCAAGAGCTAGTTGCCAACTTGGTTTTCAAGTCAgtgtttctgaaaaaaatagaattaaatgaTCTATTCACTGagcgatttaaaattaaattaccttgACGTGAGCGTATCAATTGTCTCTTGTTGCGCTTTGAGTCGAAGTCGGAAATTGTTGTTCTCTGTTATCagcattttgttttcatgGAACATATCATTCACAGACTCTTCTCCATCAGAATTTACTACTCTCTTGCCCTGCTTATATTCCAGCAGTTCTAGCTGCAAACGCTGCACTTCTTGCCTCAGCTGCGATAGCTGTTGAGAGTACTTGTCCTGGTTGATAGTGACTCTGTTCTTGATGTTTCTGGCTCGATTAGCGTATTTCAGCGTGCTCAGCGTTTCCATGAAATCTTGGGTTGACGGAGAAATGCAGGCAATCATcacctgatttaaaaattgaatggtttaaatggaattatttGAGATAGGTTGTGGCTCACCGTTCTAGAATTTCCACCCAACGAATCCTGCAGTAACCTGGTGAGCTTTGAGTCTCTGTAAGGTACGTGCATCACTTTCTTGCTTCTGTCTCCTAACGCTGAAATGACATTGCCAAGGGCAAGAAGGCCACAATTAATGGAAATGCCTTCTTTGGCTCTTTCGCCTGTGGCCCCAGTTCGGTGCAATCTTTCAGAGCCAGCAAGATCGACAAAGTGGAATTTGGAAGTGAGCGTTTCAAAGTCTCCTGTAACTCCATTCTCTTTGTCTTCAGATTCTTCTGGTGCAAGTCGACGTTGTTGAATGTGCAATGTGTAAATAGCGTGGGATCTGAGTTGAGAAAATTTAGTGAGGAATATACTTTAGAGGGATTTTTGCCCATACCTGGAAGACTGTTGGTTCATCTGGGTCTCACCAGTTGACCTGCTTAGAGCACCATTTCTGAGGCAGCTCATAGCTTCCTCTTCAATTTTAACAACTGTTCTATTCACTCCTTCTACTGAAATCCCTCCAAAGTGGTCACCATGGATTCGAATGTTTTTGGGTtccttgaaatataaaaataaataccacaCGCCTAGCATAAATCAACCGACTCTTACCGATCTATCGGGCTCTAGCAAATCGTATAAATTTTCGTTGTAGAGCTCAATGAATTGGGCTTCCACTCGAAACTCAGGAATGGGAATGCCCGCTTCCCTGGCTTGCTCCTGTCTCGACTCGATGCCACTGAAGATGTGTCTGATTGCTCTGGGCAGCACGCCAACGTGTTCCGCACCACATGTAAGTTCATACCCTGTGCCCATTGTGTAAGTCTTGCCTGATCCAGTCTGTAAATTATTAGTGTACATATTATGTGCGAAAATTTATGGTTAGCTACCggtgataattaaaaataaacgaagTTTTCCATAAAAAGCACCCAAACTCGCAAACAAACTTTAGCACATGGCTATGatcttaaatttgttaaagTTGGAATGGTTGTGTTGTTATTACCTGTCCATAGGCGAGGACGGTTGCGTTGTATCCTTCGAGAGCACCCTCAACCAGCTGGGCGACGCAGGACTCGTAGATGGCACTCTGCACTTCCTCAGTGTCGAAGACATGGTCGTAAGTGAAGAGATTGCCTTTTCCCAGCTGCACCTGCGGCTCTCCCGGTGTTACGCTCGTGCACACGCCAAGGTTGTCAATCAGTTCTCGAGCGATCTGCGGTCGAATTCTGCAACAACCGcgaa is part of the Cloeon dipterum chromosome 1, ieCloDipt1.1, whole genome shotgun sequence genome and harbors:
- the Klp31E gene encoding kinesin-like protein KIF21A isoform X2 encodes the protein MSCLRNGALSRSTGETQMNQQSSRSHAIYTLHIQQRRLAPEESEDKENGVTGDFETLTSKFHFVDLAGSERLHRTGATGERAKEGISINCGLLALGNVISALGDRSKKVMHVPYRDSKLTRLLQDSLGGNSRTVMIACISPSTQDFMETLSTLKYANRARNIKNRVTINQDKYSQQLSQLRQEVQRLQLELLEYKQGKRVVNSDGEESVNDMFHENKMLITENNNFRLRLKAQQETIDTLTSRNTDLKTKLATSSWVSGGGDAETSNQIHEMLHKYVQEVEDLTSKLMESEALCQQLRANNTKMQSRAALSPRPSTAGMDFECPSVMSLIETAKKGLQREQDMLQRSKSEILNSKIEQASESSEEEDLELDTDSDSEDEKENQEDEQRMGELVNLESEINIKQQLIEQLELSQRRMNSMKQQYEEKLRQLEARMEATKIERDKVLASLSGKNAPQDGSMGERIRKVKDDYEKKLANMQKELKTLHTAKKEHAKVLKEHSRNESQLRQLKGELSEMKKTKVRLLNKMKEESQRHKLEQERRNRELAQLRKTNRKHENQIRSLEAEKRAKDVVLKRRQEEVNALRKNQFSGMSSKAAGKIGGRKGGSPPPLILSFPPTSSKPPVGRTEAYRGVAALQRRASTFSPKVAKQRWSTLEKNITQISITKKTIADLEHQLESHLDARRQHGQDYAETRRRLAEARARCEDEDIVAGLQERLKEIQVGMEFTQDVIEETQQSIMQLEDTREGNEPADFEAVINEVDELGEAKYLLSKMYAMTINQSVAVAQQEQSNRNLETRLKQLEQKNALQEELLQHVVQQQGLTRTISSSTVVLSDEPHPGCVVLTDSSDESRAPSPSPSLMSTSSTRSKARKRTADPQQMLYMKDSFSTSLYNPEKENTAQLMPPPVRVTSASLRLSNPSQTSPMVSRKQYDTSSLASPRMTRRNTYTVKSSLGQSTHLGSMEQGIDATPPSSPPTFRRSVSREEKNVFSRLTSATGATRDEKPGHGIISQFGGRMAHKSPLICTHVAEGHSKAVLSVDATEDLLFSSSKDRTVKVWDLNQGRERDSLNGHPNNVVAVKFCERTGLVFSVSHCFVKVWDLRQNPARPIHTLCSSGNTANGTFAMPDPMDNPGGSPINDIALSNNGEVLYMAAGGKVRVWDLRRFEKAGQLMGGHQAAVMCLAVGALSQVEDRVITGSKDHYIKVFDVPRGLEGYLTQPTINLDPPHYDGVQSLTLSRDTLFSGSRDFSIKKWDLGRRECVQSINGAHKDWVCGLALLHDGLLVSGCRGGVLKLWATESCLPLGEIKAHNSPINAVATNSNCIFSASNCGEIRFWKAPLHSAMTMSTGHLFALSL
- the Klp31E gene encoding kinesin-like protein KIF21A isoform X6, producing MADEDTSVRVAVRIRPQIARELIDNLGVCTSVTPGEPQVQLGKGNLFTYDHVFDTEEVQSAIYESCVAQLVEGALEGYNATVLAYGQTGSGKTYTMGTGYELTCGAEHVGVLPRAIRHIFSGIESRQEQAREAGIPIPEFRVEAQFIELYNENLYDLLEPDRSEPKNIRIHGDHFGGISVEGVNRTVVKIEEEAMSCLRNGALSRSTGETQMNQQSSRSHAIYTLHIQQRRLAPEESEDKENGVTGDFETLTSKFHFVDLAGSERLHRTGATGERAKEGISINCGLLALGNVISALGDRSKKVMHVPYRDSKLTRLLQDSLGGNSRTVMIACISPSTQDFMETLSTLKYANRARNIKNRVTINQDKYSQQLSQLRQEVQRLQLELLEYKQGKRVVNSDGEESVNDMFHENKMLITENNNFRLRLKAQQETIDTLTSRNTDLKTKLATSSWVSGGGDAETSNQIHEMLHKYVQEVEDLTSKLMESEALCQQLRANNTKMQSRAALSPRPSTAGMDFECPSVMSLIETAKKGLQREQDMLQRSKSEILNSKIEQASESSEEEDLELDTDSDSEDEKENQEDEQRMGELVNLESEINIKQQLIEQLELSQRRMNSMKQQYEEKLRQLEARMEATKIERDKVLASLSGKNAPQDGSMGERIRKVKDDYEKKLANMQKELKTLHTAKKEHAKVLKEHSRNESQLRQLKGELSEMKKTKVRLLNKMKEESQRHKLEQERRNRELAQLRKTNRKHENQIRSLEAEKRAKDVVLKRRQEEVNALRKNQFSGMSSKAAGKIGGRKGGSPPPLILSFPPTSSKPPVGRTEAYRGVAALQRRASTFSPKVAKQRWSTLEKNITQISITKKTIADLEHQLESHLDARRQHGQDYAETRRRLAEARARCEDEDIVAGLQERLKEIQVGMEFTQDVIEETQQSIMQLEDTREGNEPADFEAVINEVDELGEAKYLLSKMYAMTINQSVAVAQQEQSNRNLETRLKQLEQKNALQEELLQHVVQQQGLTRTISSSTVVLSDEPHPGCVVLTDSSDESRAPSPSPSLMSTSSTRSKARKRTADPQQMLYMKDSFSTSLYNPEKENTAQLMPPPVRVTSASLRLSNPSQTSPMVSRKQYDTSSLASPRMTRRNTYTVKSSLGQSTHLGSMEQGIDATPPSSPPTFRRSVSREEKNVFSRLTSATGATRDEKPGHGIISQFGGRMAHKSPLICTHVAEGHSKAVLSVDATEDLLFSSSKDRTVKVWDLNQGRERDSLNGHPNNVVAVKFCERTGLVFSVSHCFVKVWDLRQNPARPIHTLCSSGNTANGTFAMPDPMDNPGGSPINDIALSNNGEVLYMAAGGKVRVWDLRRFEKAGQLMGGHQAAVMCLAVGALSQVEDRVITGSKDHYIKVFDVPRGLEGYLTQPTINLDPPHYDGVQSLTLSRDTLFSGSRDFSIKKWDLGRRECVQSINGAHKDWVCGLALLHDGLLVSGCRGGVLKLWATESCLPLGEIKAHNSPINAVATNSNCIFSASNCGEIRFWKAPLHSAMTMSTGHLFALSL
- the Klp31E gene encoding kinesin-like protein KIF21A isoform X4, with amino-acid sequence MSCLRNGALSRSTGETQMNQQSSRSHAIYTLHIQQRRLAPEESEDKENGVTGDFETLTSKFHFVDLAGSERLHRTGATGERAKEGISINCGLLALGNVISALGDRSKKVMHVPYRDSKLTRLLQDSLGGNSRTVMIACISPSTQDFMETLSTLKYANRARNIKNRVTINQDKYSQQLSQLRQEVQRLQLELLEYKQGKRVVNSDGEESVNDMFHENKMLITENNNFRLRLKAQQETIDTLTSRNTDLKTKLATSSWVSGGGDAETSNQIHEMLHKYVQEVEDLTSKLMESEALCQQLRANNTKMQSRAALSPRPSTAGMDFECPSVMSLIETAKKGLQREQDMLQRSKSEILNSKIEQASESSEEEDLELDTDSDSEDEKENQEDEQRMGELVNLESEINIKQQLIEQLELSQRRMNSMKQQYEEKLRQLEARMEATKIERDKVLASLSGKNAPQDGSMGERIRKVKDDYEKKLANMQKELKTLHTAKKEHAKVLKEHSRNESQLRQLKGELSEMKKTKVRLLNKMKEESQRHKLEQERRNRELAQLRKTNRKHENQIRSLEAEKRAKDVVLKRRQEEVNALRKNQFSGMSSKAAGKIGGRKALQRRASTFSPKVAKQRWSTLEKNITQISITKKTIADLEHQLESHLDARRQHGQDYAETRRRLAEARARCEDEDIVAGLQERLKEIQVGMEFTQDVIEETQQSIMQLEDTREGNEPADFEAVINEVDELGEAKYLLSKMYAMTINQSVAVAQQEQSNRNLETRLKQFVVSVSSFQEELSKLEQKNALQEELLQHVVQQQGLTRTISSSTVVLSDEPHPGCVVLTDSSDESRAPSPSPSLMSTSSTRSKARKRTADPQQMLYMKDSFSTSLYNPEKENTAQLMPPPVRVTSASLRLSNPSQTSPMVSRKQYDTSSLASPRMTRRNTYTVKSSLGQSTHLGSMEQGIDATPPSSPPTFRRSVSREEKNVFSRLTSATGATRDEKPGHGIISQFGGRMAHKSPLICTHVAEGHSKAVLSVDATEDLLFSSSKDRTVKVWDLNQGRERDSLNGHPNNVVAVKFCERTGLVFSVSHCFVKVWDLRQNPARPIHTLCSSGNTANGTFAMPDPMDNPGGSPINDIALSNNGEVLYMAAGGKVRVWDLRRFEKAGQLMGGHQAAVMCLAVGALSQVEDRVITGSKDHYIKVFDVPRGLEGYLTQPTINLDPPHYDGVQSLTLSRDTLFSGSRDFSIKKWDLGRRECVQSINGAHKDWVCGLALLHDGLLVSGCRGGVLKLWATESCLPLGEIKAHNSPINAVATNSNCIFSASNCGEIRFWKAPLHSAMTMSTGHLFALSL
- the Klp31E gene encoding kinesin-like protein KIF21A isoform X3 — encoded protein: MADEDTSVRVAVRIRPQIARELIDNLGVCTSVTPGEPQVQLGKGNLFTYDHVFDTEEVQSAIYESCVAQLVEGALEGYNATVLAYGQTGSGKTYTMGTGYELTCGAEHVGVLPRAIRHIFSGIESRQEQAREAGIPIPEFRVEAQFIELYNENLYDLLEPDRSEPKNIRIHGDHFGGISVEGVNRTVVKIEEEAMSCLRNGALSRSTGETQMNQQSSRSHAIYTLHIQQRRLAPEESEDKENGVTGDFETLTSKFHFVDLAGSERLHRTGATGERAKEGISINCGLLALGNVISALGDRSKKVMHVPYRDSKLTRLLQDSLGGNSRTVMIACISPSTQDFMETLSTLKYANRARNIKNRVTINQDKYSQQLSQLRQEVQRLQLELLEYKQGKRVVNSDGEESVNDMFHENKMLITENNNFRLRLKAQQETIDTLTSRNTDLKTKLATSSWVSGGGDAETSNQIHEMLHKYVQEVEDLTSKLMESEALCQQLRANNTKMQSRAALSPRPSTAGMDFECPSVMSLIETAKKGLQREQDMLQRSKSEILNSKIEQASESSEEEDLELDTDSDSEDEKENQEDEQRMGELVNLESEINIKQQLIEQLELSQRRMNSMKQQYEEKLRQLEARMEATKIERDKVLASLSGKNAPQDGSMGERIRKVKDDYEKKLANMQKELKTLHTAKKEHAKVLKEHSRNESQLRQLKGELSEMKKTKVRLLNKMKEESQRHKLEQERRNRELAQLRKTNRKHENQIRSLEAEKRAKDVVLKRRQEEVNALRKNQFSGMSSKAAGKIGGRKGGSPPPLILSFPPTSSKPPVGRTEAYRGVAALQRRASTFSPKVAKQRWSTLEKNITQISITKKTIADLEHQLESHLDARRQHGQDYAETRRRLAEARARCEDEDIVAGLQERLKEIQVGMEFTQDVIEETQQSIMQLEDTREGNEPADFEAVINEVDELGEAKYLLSKMYAMTINQSVAVAQQEQSNRNLETRLKQFVVSVSSFQEELSKLEQKNALQEELLQHVVQQQGLTRTISSSTVVLSDEPHPGCVVLTDSSDESRAPSPSPSLMSTSSTRSKARKRTADPQQMLYMKDSFSTSLYNPEKENTAQLMPPPVRVTSASLRLSNPSQTSPMVSRKQYDTSSLASPRMTRRNTYTVKSSLGQSTHLGSMEQGIDATPPSSPPTFRRSVSREEKNVFSRLTSATGATRDEKPGHGIISQFGGRMAHKSPLICTHVAEGHSKAVLSVDATEDLLFSSSKDRTVKVWDLNQGRERDSLNGHPNNVVAVKFCERTGLVFSVSHCFVKVWDLRQNPARPIHTLCSSGNTANGTFAMPDPMDNPGGSPINDIALSNNGEVLYMAAGGKVRVWDLRRFEKAGQLMGGHQAAVMCLAVGALSQVEDRVITGSKDHYIKVFDVPRGLEGYLTQPTINLDPPHYDGVQSLTLSRDTLFSGSRDFSIKKWDLGRRECVQSINGAHKDWVCGLALLHDGLLVSGCRGGVLKLWATESCLPLGEIKAHNSPINAVATNSNCIFSASNCGEIRFWKAPLHSAMTMSTGHLFALSL
- the Klp31E gene encoding kinesin-like protein KIF21A isoform X1, producing the protein MSCLRNGALSRSTGETQMNQQSSRSHAIYTLHIQQRRLAPEESEDKENGVTGDFETLTSKFHFVDLAGSERLHRTGATGERAKEGISINCGLLALGNVISALGDRSKKVMHVPYRDSKLTRLLQDSLGGNSRTVMIACISPSTQDFMETLSTLKYANRARNIKNRVTINQDKYSQQLSQLRQEVQRLQLELLEYKQGKRVVNSDGEESVNDMFHENKMLITENNNFRLRLKAQQETIDTLTSRNTDLKTKLATSSWVSGGGDAETSNQIHEMLHKYVQEVEDLTSKLMESEALCQQLRANNTKMQSRAALSPRPSTAGMDFECPSVMSLIETAKKGLQREQDMLQRSKSEILNSKIEQASESSEEEDLELDTDSDSEDEKENQEDEQRMGELVNLESEINIKQQLIEQLELSQRRMNSMKQQYEEKLRQLEARMEATKIERDKVLASLSGKNAPQDGSMGERIRKVKDDYEKKLANMQKELKTLHTAKKEHAKVLKEHSRNESQLRQLKGELSEMKKTKVRLLNKMKEESQRHKLEQERRNRELAQLRKTNRKHENQIRSLEAEKRAKDVVLKRRQEEVNALRKNQFSGMSSKAAGKIGGRKGGSPPPLILSFPPTSSKPPVGRTEAYRGVAALQRRASTFSPKVAKQRWSTLEKNITQISITKKTIADLEHQLESHLDARRQHGQDYAETRRRLAEARARCEDEDIVAGLQERLKEIQVGMEFTQDVIEETQQSIMQLEDTREGNEPADFEAVINEVDELGEAKYLLSKMYAMTINQSVAVAQQEQSNRNLETRLKQFVVSVSSFQEELSKLEQKNALQEELLQHVVQQQGLTRTISSSTVVLSDEPHPGCVVLTDSSDESRAPSPSPSLMSTSSTRSKARKRTADPQQMLYMKDSFSTSLYNPEKENTAQLMPPPVRVTSASLRLSNPSQTSPMVSRKQYDTSSLASPRMTRRNTYTVKSSLGQSTHLGSMEQGIDATPPSSPPTFRRSVSREEKNVFSRLTSATGATRDEKPGHGIISQFGGRMAHKSPLICTHVAEGHSKAVLSVDATEDLLFSSSKDRTVKVWDLNQGRERDSLNGHPNNVVAVKFCERTGLVFSVSHCFVKVWDLRQNPARPIHTLCSSGNTANGTFAMPDPMDNPGGSPINDIALSNNGEVLYMAAGGKVRVWDLRRFEKAGQLMGGHQAAVMCLAVGALSQVEDRVITGSKDHYIKVFDVPRGLEGYLTQPTINLDPPHYDGVQSLTLSRDTLFSGSRDFSIKKWDLGRRECVQSINGAHKDWVCGLALLHDGLLVSGCRGGVLKLWATESCLPLGEIKAHNSPINAVATNSNCIFSASNDQMVKIWRPRLALGCL
- the Klp31E gene encoding kinesin-like protein KIF21A isoform X5, whose translation is MSCLRNGALSRSTGETQMNQQSSRSHAIYTLHIQQRRLAPEESEDKENGVTGDFETLTSKFHFVDLAGSERLHRTGATGERAKEGISINCGLLALGNVISALGDRSKKVMHVPYRDSKLTRLLQDSLGGNSRTVMIACISPSTQDFMETLSTLKYANRARNIKNRVTINQDKYSQQLSQLRQEVQRLQLELLEYKQGKRVVNSDGEESVNDMFHENKMLITENNNFRLRLKAQQETIDTLTSRNTDLKTKLATSSWVSGGGDAETSNQIHEMLHKYVQEVEDLTSKLMESEALCQQLRANNTKMQSRAALSPRPSTAGMDFECPSVMSLIETAKKGLQREQDMLQRSKSEILNSKIEQASESSEEEDLELDTDSDSEDEKENQEDEQRMGELVNLESEINIKQQLIEQLELSQRRMNSMKQQYEEKLRQLEARMEATKIERDKVLASLSGKNAPQDGSMGERIRKVKDDYEKKLANMQKELKTLHTAKKEHAKVLKEHSRNESQLRQLKGELSEMKKTKVRLLNKMKEESQRHKLEQERRNRELAQLRKTNRKHENQIRSLEAEKRAKDVVLKRRQEEVNALRKNQFSGMSSKAAGKIGGRKGGSPPPLILSFPPTSSKPPVGRTEAYRGVAALQRRASTFSPKVAKQRWSTLEKNITQISITKKTIADLEHQLESHLDARRQHGQDYAETRRRLAEARARCEDEDIVAGLQERLKEIQVGMEFTQDVIEETQQSIMQLEDTREGNEPADFEAVINEVDELGEAKYLLSKMYAMTINQSVAVAQQEQSNRNLETRLKQFVVSVSSFQEELSKLEQKNALQEELLQHVVQQQGLTRTISSSTVVLSDEPHPGCVVLTDSSDESRAPSPSPSLMSTSSTRSKARKRTADPQQMLYMKDSFSTSLYNPEKENTAQLMPPPVRVTSASLREQGIDATPPSSPPTFRRSVSREEKNVFSRLTSATGATRDEKPGHGIISQFGGRMAHKSPLICTHVAEGHSKAVLSVDATEDLLFSSSKDRTVKVWDLNQGRERDSLNGHPNNVVAVKFCERTGLVFSVSHCFVKVWDLRQNPARPIHTLCSSGNTANGTFAMPDPMDNPGGSPINDIALSNNGEVLYMAAGGKVRVWDLRRFEKAGQLMGGHQAAVMCLAVGALSQVEDRVITGSKDHYIKVFDVPRGLEGYLTQPTINLDPPHYDGVQSLTLSRDTLFSGSRDFSIKKWDLGRRECVQSINGAHKDWVCGLALLHDGLLVSGCRGGVLKLWATESCLPLGEIKAHNSPINAVATNSNCIFSASNCGEIRFWKAPLHSAMTMSTGHLFALSL